A section of the Saliniramus fredricksonii genome encodes:
- a CDS encoding SulP family inorganic anion transporter — protein MDFWNRQRRDWFGNIRSDLLAGLVVALALIPEAIAFSIIAGVDPKVGLYASFSIAVITAIVGGRPGMISAATAATAVLMVTLVRDHGLEYLLAATVLAGLLQIAAGMTGVAQMMRFVSRSVMTGFVNALAILIFLAQIPELTGVPMLTYVMVAAGLGIIYLLPMLTKSVPSPLVCIVVLTAVSLMMGFDLRTVGDMGELPSTLPVFLIPDIPLNLETLMIILPYSAAVAAVGLLESLMTATIVDELTDTPSDKKQECVAQGVANTATGFIGGMAGCAMIGQSIINVKSGGRGRLSSFAAGVFLLFMVVVLGDWVGVIPMAALVAVMIMVSIGTFSWSSIRNLRDHPRSSSVVMLATVITVVGTHNLAIGVLVGVLLSGIFFAWKISQIFRITSTLSSDGAHRTYRVEGQLFFASAENFSAAFDFREALEKVTIDVSRAHIWDISSVAALDMVVLKFRREGAEVALVGMNQASETLVDRLAIHDKPGAMDKLMGH, from the coding sequence ATTGATTTCTGGAATCGCCAGCGCCGGGACTGGTTCGGCAATATCCGCAGCGATCTCCTCGCCGGCCTCGTGGTGGCGCTCGCGCTGATTCCGGAGGCGATCGCCTTCTCGATCATCGCCGGTGTCGATCCCAAGGTCGGGCTCTACGCGTCCTTCTCGATCGCCGTGATCACGGCGATCGTGGGCGGACGCCCGGGCATGATTTCCGCAGCCACGGCCGCGACGGCGGTGCTGATGGTCACGCTCGTGCGCGATCACGGGCTGGAATACCTGCTCGCGGCGACGGTTCTGGCCGGGCTTTTGCAGATCGCCGCCGGGATGACCGGTGTGGCGCAGATGATGCGCTTCGTCTCGCGCTCGGTGATGACCGGCTTCGTCAATGCGCTCGCCATCCTGATCTTCCTCGCCCAGATCCCGGAACTCACCGGCGTGCCGATGCTCACCTATGTCATGGTCGCGGCCGGGCTTGGCATCATCTATCTGCTGCCGATGCTGACAAAGTCCGTGCCGAGCCCGCTGGTCTGCATCGTGGTGCTCACCGCCGTCTCCCTGATGATGGGCTTCGATCTGCGCACCGTCGGCGATATGGGCGAATTGCCCTCGACGCTGCCGGTCTTCCTGATCCCCGACATTCCGCTCAATCTCGAGACCCTGATGATCATCCTGCCCTATTCGGCGGCGGTCGCGGCGGTGGGTCTGCTCGAATCGCTGATGACGGCGACGATCGTCGACGAGCTGACCGATACGCCGAGCGACAAGAAGCAGGAATGCGTGGCGCAGGGCGTGGCCAATACCGCGACCGGTTTCATCGGCGGCATGGCCGGCTGCGCCATGATCGGGCAGTCGATCATCAACGTGAAATCGGGCGGTCGCGGGCGGCTCTCCTCCTTCGCCGCCGGCGTCTTCTTGCTCTTCATGGTCGTGGTGCTGGGCGACTGGGTGGGGGTGATCCCGATGGCCGCGCTCGTTGCGGTGATGATCATGGTCTCGATCGGGACCTTCTCGTGGAGTTCGATCCGCAATCTTCGCGATCACCCCCGCTCCTCCTCCGTGGTGATGCTCGCGACCGTGATCACCGTGGTCGGTACCCATAACCTCGCCATCGGCGTGCTGGTCGGCGTGCTGCTCTCGGGGATATTCTTCGCCTGGAAGATCTCCCAGATCTTCCGCATCACCTCCACGCTCTCATCCGACGGGGCGCATCGCACCTACCGGGTCGAAGGGCAGTTGTTCTTCGCATCGGCTGAAAATTTCTCCGCCGCTTTCGATTTCCGCGAGGCGCTGGAGAAGGTGACGATCGACGTCTCACGCGCCCATATCTGGGATATTTCCAGCGTCGCCGCCCTCGACATGGTGGTCTTGAAATTCCGTCGTGAGGGCGCCGAGGTCGCACTCGTGGGCATGAACCAGGCCAGTGAAACCCTCGTCGACAGGCTCGCCATCCACGACAAGCCGGGCGCCATGGACAAGCTGATGGGGCATTGA
- a CDS encoding flavin reductase family protein, whose amino-acid sequence MSNLESRDYRDAMSHVAGAVHVVATSDATVRSGFTATAVASVSDRPPTLVVCANADSATTRAILETGIFSVNALAFDDAMLAEIFAGRTELSGDDRFAEGRWDTLETGAPVLSDALVAFDCRLQQSPLVATHHLLVGEVRAVRYGLRRRALVYRERAFMGL is encoded by the coding sequence GTGAGCAATCTCGAATCACGCGATTATCGCGATGCGATGAGCCATGTCGCCGGCGCCGTTCATGTGGTGGCGACTTCAGACGCGACGGTCCGCAGCGGCTTCACGGCAACGGCGGTCGCTTCGGTATCAGACCGCCCGCCGACACTCGTCGTCTGTGCCAATGCGGACAGTGCCACGACCCGTGCCATTCTCGAAACCGGCATCTTCTCGGTGAATGCGCTTGCTTTCGATGACGCGATGCTCGCCGAGATCTTTGCCGGGCGTACGGAGTTGTCCGGCGATGACCGTTTCGCCGAGGGGCGCTGGGACACGCTGGAGACCGGTGCACCCGTTCTGTCCGATGCGCTTGTCGCCTTCGATTGCCGCTTGCAGCAGAGCCCGCTCGTCGCGACGCATCATCTGCTCGTGGGCGAAGTCCGTGCAGTGCGCTATGGGCTGAGGCGGCGGGCCCTGGTCTATCGTGAGCGCGCTTTCATGGGATTGTGA
- a CDS encoding sigma-70 family RNA polymerase sigma factor, which yields MLSPGELAALARAVAQSRDRAAFARLFDFFAPRLQAYLIRQGADAALAEEITQDTMTTLWRKSELFDPAKSSLSTWLYRIARNRRIDLLRRDRSTLAEPDDPVFDLPDDTDIEGDMDAAQRDEAVRVAMSSLPDEQLSLVRLAFFEGLSHSEISEQTGLPLGTVKSRIRLAFTRLRRTLESGGVVEIES from the coding sequence TTGCTCTCACCCGGCGAACTCGCTGCACTGGCCAGGGCCGTCGCGCAGTCGCGCGACCGCGCGGCCTTTGCGCGCCTGTTCGATTTCTTCGCCCCGCGCCTGCAGGCCTATCTGATTCGTCAGGGTGCCGATGCGGCGCTGGCCGAGGAGATCACCCAGGACACGATGACCACGCTTTGGCGCAAGTCGGAACTGTTCGATCCCGCCAAATCCTCGCTTTCCACCTGGCTCTACCGGATTGCCCGCAACCGCCGCATCGATCTCCTGCGCCGCGACCGTTCGACCCTGGCCGAGCCCGATGACCCCGTCTTCGATCTGCCCGACGATACCGATATCGAGGGGGACATGGATGCCGCACAGCGCGACGAAGCCGTGCGGGTCGCCATGAGCAGTCTTCCTGACGAGCAGCTCTCACTGGTACGCTTGGCCTTTTTCGAGGGTCTGTCGCATAGCGAGATCTCGGAGCAGACCGGCCTGCCGCTGGGGACAGTCAAATCCCGCATCCGCCTCGCCTTCACCCGCTTGCGGCGCACCCTCGAATCCGGTGGCGTGGTGGAGATCGAATCCTGA
- a CDS encoding ArsR/SmtB family transcription factor gives MVAQLLTALGHSKRLMAMCRMMDEEVSVGTLAESVGLGQSALSQHLSKLRALGLVTTRREGQTIYYRLASEEARELIGTLYRLFCK, from the coding sequence ATGGTGGCGCAATTGCTGACAGCGCTCGGTCATTCCAAGCGCCTGATGGCGATGTGTCGCATGATGGACGAGGAAGTCTCCGTCGGCACCCTCGCCGAATCGGTAGGGCTCGGCCAATCGGCGCTCTCACAGCATCTGTCGAAGCTGCGGGCGCTCGGCCTCGTCACCACGCGGCGTGAGGGGCAGACGATCTATTACCGCCTCGCTTCCGAGGAAGCGCGCGAACTGATCGGCACGCTCTATCGTCTCTTCTGCAAATAG
- a CDS encoding TIGR01244 family sulfur transferase — MSYIPLTDDIAVAPQLRLEDLDAIAAAGYKAVINNRPDGEGPDQPPQEAIAARAAELGLEYRYVPVISGQFAPEDVAAFRAALDELAGPVVAFCRSGTRSSVLWALANAGRMSEDDIIATAARAGYDLSALRGRLDGHGH; from the coding sequence ATGTCCTATATTCCGCTCACCGATGATATCGCCGTCGCGCCGCAGCTGCGCCTCGAGGATCTCGATGCGATCGCCGCAGCCGGCTACAAGGCGGTGATCAACAACAGGCCCGATGGCGAGGGTCCGGACCAGCCGCCGCAGGAAGCGATTGCCGCGCGTGCAGCCGAGCTCGGTCTGGAATACCGCTACGTACCGGTGATCTCGGGACAATTCGCCCCGGAAGACGTCGCCGCCTTCCGCGCCGCGCTCGACGAGCTCGCCGGGCCGGTCGTGGCCTTCTGCCGCTCGGGAACGCGCTCCAGCGTGCTCTGGGCCCTGGCCAATGCCGGCCGGATGTCGGAAGATGACATCATCGCAACCGCGGCGCGCGCAGGCTATGACCTGTCGGCCCTGCGCGGGAGGCTCGACGGTCATGGCCATTGA
- a CDS encoding sulfite exporter TauE/SafE family protein, which produces MLALSLAQSLAGLASGSLVGFSLGLVGGGGSILAVPAMVYLVGVASPHVAIGTSAVAVAVNAMMSLGSHARSGTVKWRCAAVFAGAGVLGAALGSTIGQMIDGEMLLSAFAVLMLVVGALMLKRRNAVGLPDVVLGRDNAVKLVTFGLGAGLLAGFFGIGGGFLIVPGLIAATGMPIINAIGSSLFAVSAFGVTTAGNYAFSGLVDWPVAALFIAGGFVGSAIGARVARKLADAKGTLNIVFAALIFAVAIYMLVQNAGLL; this is translated from the coding sequence ATGCTCGCCCTCTCCCTCGCCCAGAGCCTTGCCGGACTGGCATCCGGATCGCTCGTCGGTTTCTCGCTCGGCCTCGTCGGCGGTGGCGGATCGATCCTGGCCGTGCCGGCCATGGTCTATCTCGTTGGCGTCGCGAGCCCGCATGTGGCGATCGGCACCAGCGCCGTCGCCGTGGCGGTCAACGCGATGATGAGCCTCGGCTCGCATGCGCGTTCGGGCACCGTGAAATGGCGCTGCGCGGCGGTCTTCGCCGGCGCCGGCGTGCTTGGGGCGGCTCTCGGCTCGACCATCGGGCAGATGATCGACGGCGAGATGCTGCTTTCCGCCTTCGCCGTGCTGATGCTCGTTGTCGGCGCGCTGATGCTGAAGCGGCGCAATGCGGTCGGGCTTCCCGACGTGGTGCTGGGACGCGACAATGCCGTAAAGCTGGTGACCTTCGGCCTTGGGGCCGGCCTGCTCGCCGGGTTCTTCGGCATCGGCGGCGGCTTCCTGATCGTGCCGGGGCTGATCGCGGCGACGGGCATGCCGATCATCAATGCGATCGGTTCCTCACTCTTTGCGGTGAGCGCCTTCGGCGTCACGACGGCGGGCAACTACGCATTTTCGGGCCTGGTCGACTGGCCGGTGGCGGCCCTGTTCATCGCCGGCGGCTTCGTCGGCAGTGCCATCGGCGCACGGGTGGCGCGCAAGCTGGCCGATGCCAAGGGCACGCTGAATATCGTCTTCGCCGCGTTGATCTTCGCTGTTGCCATCTACATGCTGGTGCAGAATGCGGGTCTGTTGTAA
- a CDS encoding rhodanese family protein produces MSLPTISPAEAKRLIDEGAVLVDVRDRAEHARERIPHARNFSLNEFDKGELPRDGANVVLFHCKSGMRTLSNAQALSDKAGEGCDAFIVEGGIDAWRKAGLPVVEDKSQPLDLMRQVQIGAGSLGFFGTLAGIFIAPGFLIIPAFVGAGLMVAGMTGFCGLARVLIHMPWNKALKNPPVARTA; encoded by the coding sequence ATGAGCCTTCCGACCATCTCCCCCGCCGAAGCCAAGCGCCTGATCGATGAAGGTGCCGTGCTCGTGGATGTGCGCGATCGGGCCGAGCATGCGCGCGAGCGCATCCCGCATGCGCGCAACTTTTCGCTGAATGAATTCGACAAGGGCGAACTGCCGCGTGACGGCGCCAATGTGGTGCTCTTCCACTGCAAGTCGGGCATGCGCACCTTGTCCAACGCGCAGGCGCTCTCCGACAAGGCTGGTGAAGGCTGCGACGCCTTTATCGTCGAAGGCGGCATTGACGCGTGGCGCAAGGCCGGCCTGCCGGTGGTCGAGGACAAGTCGCAGCCGCTCGACCTGATGCGTCAGGTGCAGATCGGCGCCGGCTCGCTCGGCTTCTTCGGCACGCTTGCCGGCATCTTCATCGCACCCGGCTTCCTGATCATCCCCGCCTTCGTCGGCGCCGGGCTGATGGTCGCCGGCATGACGGGCTTCTGCGGGCTTGCCCGCGTGTTGATTCACATGCCCTGGAACAAGGCGCTGAAGAACCCGCCAGTCGCCAGGACGGCGTAA
- a CDS encoding WD40 repeat domain-containing protein: MSTNPHNPIPDLSQAVQRVDASAHVGVICFLQTTAAFCLGDGGVLLVRDGAEHRVQVHPDGSILCATSDGERLVTGGDDGRVAVTGADGSTRDFADSGGTWIDALALHHEGGIAWSAGRNVTARDRKGKEKRFTAPSSARGLAFAPKGYRLAVAHYNGVSLWYPNLEKEPDPLEWKGSHLDVTWSPDGRFVVTSMQENALHGWRLAPDRGHMRMSGYAAKPRSLSWSADGDMLATSGADAVIAWPFDSKEGPTGKAPREFGVRAARVTRVACHPHLPICAAGYEDGCVLLIRVSDGSELLVRPAVKGSRVTALAWDAAGKLLAFGCDDGAAGILPLP; encoded by the coding sequence ATGAGCACGAACCCGCACAATCCGATTCCCGATCTCAGCCAGGCCGTCCAGCGCGTCGATGCGAGCGCGCATGTCGGCGTGATCTGCTTCCTGCAAACCACCGCCGCCTTCTGTCTCGGCGATGGCGGCGTGCTGCTGGTGCGCGATGGCGCCGAACACCGGGTGCAGGTGCATCCCGATGGCAGCATCCTGTGTGCGACGAGCGATGGCGAGCGCCTCGTCACCGGCGGCGATGACGGGCGCGTCGCGGTCACCGGCGCCGACGGATCGACGCGCGATTTCGCCGATAGCGGCGGCACATGGATCGATGCGCTCGCCCTGCATCATGAAGGCGGCATCGCCTGGAGCGCGGGGCGCAACGTGACCGCGCGTGATCGCAAGGGAAAGGAGAAGCGCTTCACGGCCCCCTCCTCCGCCCGCGGCCTCGCCTTCGCGCCGAAGGGTTATCGCCTCGCGGTGGCGCATTATAACGGGGTCAGCCTGTGGTACCCGAATCTGGAGAAGGAACCGGACCCGCTCGAATGGAAGGGCTCGCATCTCGACGTGACCTGGTCGCCGGACGGGCGCTTCGTCGTCACCTCCATGCAGGAGAATGCGCTGCATGGCTGGCGACTCGCGCCCGATCGCGGCCATATGCGGATGTCGGGCTATGCCGCCAAGCCGCGATCGCTCTCCTGGAGCGCCGATGGCGACATGCTCGCCACGAGCGGCGCCGATGCGGTGATCGCCTGGCCCTTCGACAGCAAGGAAGGGCCGACCGGAAAGGCCCCGCGTGAATTCGGCGTGCGCGCGGCACGCGTCACCCGGGTCGCCTGCCACCCGCATCTGCCGATCTGTGCCGCCGGCTACGAAGACGGCTGCGTCCTGCTGATTCGCGTCAGCGACGGTTCGGAGCTGCTGGTGCGCCCGGCGGTGAAGGGCAGCCGCGTCACCGCCCTCGCCTGGGACGCAGCCGGCAAGCTGCTCGCCTTCGGCTGTGATGACGGGGCAGCGGGCATTCTGCCGCTTCCGTGA